The region TATCGTTGTGAGGTAAATGAGAATGCCCAGACCAACACCCCGCTTAATTTCATCGACGAGGAAGTACAAAATGTGGTTTTCGATCACGATGAGGGCAACAATGGCACCTTTCGCTTGTTTCTGGATCCGCCCAACGATCTGTTCGAGATCGTACCCGAGCTGGCTGTTAATGAGGCCAACTTTATGCTGCGGGTGAAGAACTCCAAGTCACTCGATTTTGAACAGTTCACCGAGGTCAATTTTACCATATTTGCGAGGGAGGTGGACGAGCCCAGTCGATGGAGGTGGGTTGTTACATCTTATTAAAGAttatattttagattttaatcACATATCCCTTTTATAGTTCCGCCCATGTCCAGATTTTCATAAGAGATCAGAACGACAACTTCCCGGAGTTCAGTCAGACGGTCTACAATGCCAGTGTGTTGGAGAACAGTGAACAGGACACGACTATAACCCAAGTGCAGGCGGTGGATGTGGATTCGGGGGACTACGGAACCATGGGCATACGCTACACCAATCTCAGAGGAGGCATAGCTCACTTGTAAGCACTGCTAAGAACGCTGAACTTATAACTACTAATACTACTCTATACTTTTTTTAGACTCAATCTGAACCCCATAACCGGAGTGATAACCATCCAGCAGGCGGGTGGCACAGCCTTCGATCGTGAGATCATTTCCCGGCACTATCTAACCGTAGAAGCCATCGATAGCGCTGGTCAGGGCAACAGGAACACGGCCCAAATAATCGTGGACATCCTGGATGTGAACGATAATGCTCCTACGTTTCCCCAGCGGCAGTACGAGACCAAGTTGCTGGAGAACCAGGCCGAGTTCGAGACCCCCTTGCAATTGGAGGCCAGGGATGCGGATCTCAGTGGCACGGAGAACAGCCAGGTGACCTACGAGATTGTGGAGGGCATGTACCGCTCGAACTTCACCATAGATCCGCAGAGTGGACTGCTGCGTCCGGTGCACCGTTTCGATTTCGAGGAGCTGGTCGAGAGGAGCAGTGGGAGCAGGAGTGACAGCCAGTCAGGAGGATCATCGAGCATTCGGGAGATCGATCTCCTGGTGCGAGCTCGCGATTCCGGCATTCCCATGCTCTCCACAGTGGTTCCTGTGCTAATCTACGTGCAGGATGTGAACGACAATGCGCCCATATTCCAGCGCAGTTTCTATGCCAAAACTATTCCAGAGGATCTGCCAGGTGGAAGTTCGGTGCTCCAGGTGACAGCCGTAGATCGAGATGGATCCTCGCCCAATAACGCGGTGGTCTATCGCATACAAACTGGAGCCAGCGATAAGTTTATTATTAACTCGGAAACGGGAGTTATTTCGGTGGCCCAGGGAGCCAATCTAGATCCAGATCTCACGGACAGCAAAAGATCGCTTTATACGCTTTCAGTGGTAAGTCCACAGGGTTTTCCTTTTAACTTTCtcataatattttgtatttttcctcAAATAGATTGCTTTAGATGGCGGTTTGGGCAACTCCCAGCTTATGACCACCTGCACGGTTAACATCAGCATTCAGGATGTGAATAACAAACCCCCTGTTCTAACTGAAATGCCAGCTTTAAAGATTGTGGAGAATACTCCAGTGGGCACACTGGTCTATCGTATCCAAGCCACGGACTTGGACCAAAAGGCCATCCTGCGGTACAAACTGAACCCGGAACACTGTGAAGGTCGCAGTGAGGAGGGGGCGTTGGTGAAAGCCAGCGAGTACGACTTCCTGGGCGCCTTCGAGGTGGATCCTATTGAAGGAACCCTTAAGGTTATTAAACTGCTGGATCGGGAAAGAGTGGAGCACATTAAGCTGGCCATTGCGGTGGAGGATCTGGCGGCAGCTAAGGGCAGGCAGATCGCGGAGGGTACGTTTTTTAAACAGAATAATATATTAACTCCTCTACATGATATACATCTTTCTATAGGTTTCCTGAGCATCCAAGTGCTGGATGAGAATGACAATAACCCCAAGTTCCGGTTGCCCTTCTACCGGCAATCCATAACGGAGAACAGCATTAATGGAGCCATGATTGTGAATGTTTTGGCCTCGGATGTGGATAAGAATCGCACCATAACCTATGCTTTGGAAGGGAATCCCACCTATCGCTCACTGATGCACCTGGATTCGCAGACGGGGGAGATTGTGGTGGCCAGTAAGATTGATCATGAGCAGCACCAGTGGCTTAACTTCAGTGTGAGGGCCACCGACTCCGGAGTGCCAGCCAGATCCTCACTGGTGGATGTTTACATTACCGTTCTGGATGAGAACGATAACAATCCCTACTTTGTCGGGGGCAGCAAGAACTATACGATCAGTGAGAATGCACTTCCCGGAACCAGAGTGGCCACTCTGCAGGCTGGGGATGCGGATTCCGGAGACTTTGGCAAGATCACCTTCCTGATGGATCGCATCAGTTCGCAGGGAAAGTTCACCATAGATGCGGATACTGGGGTGCTGACGGTGGCCGATCGCCTGGACAGGGAGTTGAAGGACTCCTACAACCTGGTGATCGAGGCCTGGGACAACTATCAGTTCGGTTTCCTGGCCGGAGAAAGTCGGAATGCCTTCAAGCAGGTCTTGTAAGTTAGTGGAACTCCTCTAATGGAATAGCTTTATCACAGTCTAATATCGTAGCATTTCCTTACTGGATGAGAATGACAATCCCCCGGAGGTTAGCCTGCCTGACAGTTGTGTCCTAATCACCGAATACCATGAGTTGCATGAGCGAGTGGCCAGTATAGTGGGTAGGGATGCAGATGATCCGAGTTCACCAAATGGGAGATTGGACTTTGCCATCACGCAGGGCAATAAAGATGGTATATcgaattttaagtaaaattattgccaatatttaaatattatataatttgtgTAGGCATGTTTGAACTGCGTCAGCTAGACGCCTGGAATGCCCAGATATTCGCCAGCAAGAGTTTGCGCAATAGGTTTGGAAACTATAGCCTTACGATTACCACCCGAGATATGGGTCTTCCGGCAAATATTGTGCACAGCACGCTGGACATTTGCGTATCGGATTTCAATGATCACGCTCCGGTTTTTGTGAGACCATTGCATAACACAACTGTTCGGATTCCGGAAAACGCAACTGTCGGCACTCTGATACTGCAGGCTTATGCCAGTGATGCAGATATGGGGCAGAATGCTCTGGTTAGGTATCGCCTCAAACCCGATCCCCTGGGGAGCTACAAGATGTTCGAGGTGAACGCCAATTCAGGAGAACTCTTCCTGCGGGAGCCACTGAACCGGGAAAAGCAGAAGATTCATGAGGTATGGTATCCCGAAAATTGGGAttctaaaatatgttttatatgctgtaaatatttttttattacagaTCCGCATAGAAGCCTACGATCAGGGTTTACCCACCTCGCTGAGTTCCGACTTGGACCTCACCATCTATGTGCGGAATGTAAACGATTACCAGCCTCAATTTATTGTCAACGAAATATCCGTGAACTTTACTGAGCACTCGGATCCGGGTTCTGAGAGAATAAAACTACCCGACACCATAGACAAGGATCAGTTGGAACTTGATGACCCAAATGATACACCTAGTCAAGTGTGCTACTTTATAGTGAGTGGAAACGAGGCGGGATACTTTCGCCTCGATCCCGAGTCTCACATACTGACTGTTAATCGCGAACTGGATCGTGAGGTGGTGGCCAACTTTACCCTTTATGTGCGGGCCACGGAGAACTGTGGAAACGATTCCCTGGCTGGTGGTGGAAAGCGTCGTCGCATGGGTATTGAGATTAATAATAGACTGGGAGGCTTTCTGCATAACCAGCAGATGGGATATGACCGCTATAGACATTCCCGCCAACTGAGATCGCCGGAAAGCAACGACTACGAACCGGAGGATGGAGAGATGGCATCGTATGAGACCTATGACAGCAGTCAGGAGGAGCACTCTGTGCCACTGACACCTACTCACCCAGAATCTGATAGCACTGTGGTGAAAGTCAAAGTGCGAGTGCTGGATATCAATGATAATCCGCCGCGTTTCCGCTCCAAAATCTTTACCGGTGGTATAACGACAAACGCGGATTTCGGTTTGAAATTTATGCGTGTGGAGGCCACGGATGCAGATGAGGGGCAGAACGGAAAGATTGGCTACTACCAAGTAGGCGAGATCCGTCAGACTCTCTCTGAAGGTTTGGAGAATGTGCGCAAGGCTCCTTTTCTCCTCGACCAGGAAACGGGAGAAGTGCAGCTGAACTTTGACCCGCAAAAGGGTATGAAAGGGTATTTTGATTTCGTGGTCTTGGCCAATGATACTTCGGGAATGAAGGATGTGGCCCATGTGTTTATCTACTTGTTGAGAGAGGACCAGAAGGTACGCTTTGTGTTCAGACTCCAGCCGGATGAACTACGAGCCCGAGTGGACTCCTTCAGGGAGTAAGTACAGCTATGCCTTCAAGCAATGAagctatttaaaataatttccttTTTCACACTCCTAGCACCCTCGGAAACATCACGGAATCCATTGTGAACATAGATGAGATTAAGGTCCATGAGAACAAGGATGGTTCGGTGGACAAAACAAAGACGGATCTGTACATGCATCTAGTCGAGCGGGAGGACAACTCCATATACGAGGTAACCGAGGTGCTCAAGCTGATTGACTCGCACATCGAAAGCCTGGATGGTCTCTTCAAGGAGCTCAATGTGCTGGACACGCAGGCGGCGGAGGCTCAGCTCCTGACCGCGGGACCCACAAGAGGTCCACTGTTCGTCTGGCTGGTGTTCACCAATCTATTCCTGGCCACTCTCCTGGTGGTCACCATAGCTCTTTGTGCCTCGCAGAGGAATGGCTACCGCAGGCAGCTGAGAGCCGCGAAAGTCAACATATTCCGTGAGTTCTGTTTGCAttacatttttagaaaattatataCTAATATTTGTAATCCCCTTAAGGTGGTCACTCCTCTATGTCCCTGCAACATCCTCAAGAACCTGCCACTCGTGTGCCGAATACCAACAAGCACAGCGTTCAGGGATCAAATCCCATTTGGCTCAAGGGCTACGACAACGAGTGGTTCAAATCAGAGGAAACTGGCAGGTGCGATAATGATATTTACAACCTAATCCTAACCATTTTCTAATGATAATATTTACAACTCCTTAGCATTGGTGGCCACGACTCACTGGATGATAACTTCCTGGCGGTGGCTACGCAGGATATGCACGAAACCCTCAAGGGAACTGCCAAGCTGTTCAACAACAGCAATGATCTAAATCGACACTTTAATTTGTACAACCAAATCGACAAGTTGACCAACAATGCTCAGATCCTGGCCCGAAAACTGGAGACCACGGAGTTATAGCACAAACAGTCCGCACTATTTATTGTACTTAGTTTAGGCTTAGTTTAAGATGAGCTCGTAAATCCCATGTAAATATATCGAAGCTCTTTAGGCAGTTTTAGTCCTGCTGTGTCCTATGGCAAGCAAATTCGTACAAATTAAGGAATCTATATTAATAAAGCAGTAAATATCAGATATAAAAGCCAAGGGTCTGCATTAAACTACCATGTTTTGGAATATAACTATAGCAGCAAAAAATTTCCTGGGACCAtcctaaaaatatgttttcttctcttcaatatttataatagaaTAACCTATCAAGAACATTAGAAAGgttataaatttctaaa is a window of Drosophila biarmipes strain raj3 chromosome 3R, RU_DBia_V1.1, whole genome shotgun sequence DNA encoding:
- the LOC108024593 gene encoding cadherin-23: MYNEAQSQSSGHDLGSMAYKKVRLKGPRQRKPPSYISCNLTQVIILTTLISLVASNRPPRFAIDGQSEIVLRLKESPETKVGTLIYTLKGYDPDNDPLTFGKRNSHDSEIIRIENTGGNEAKIFLAKELDRELQDEYAIVLTLTDSHYSDHNYVTQSFLLLVEDINDNVPTFLPYQNAIEIPEGSAPGVVTTLEATDADEGAYGQVVYYLQELDGDNKVFSIATHQGKGILRLERELDYERKSLYQLRVLAIDRANQGPVNTGTAAILVKVKDLEDQPPEFVEVQAVARIAEDAPVGTKVLRVRAIDGDRGINNPIAYALEANDLFDIDPHTGVVHTLTKLDREEQSDQVNGAHILRISATELSKSNSQMAPTTVRTEVTIIVSDVNDEIPTFGETVYRCEVNENAQTNTPLNFIDEEVQNVVFDHDEGNNGTFRLFLDPPNDLFEIVPELAVNEANFMLRVKNSKSLDFEQFTEVNFTIFAREVDEPSRWSSAHVQIFIRDQNDNFPEFSQTVYNASVLENSEQDTTITQVQAVDVDSGDYGTMGIRYTNLRGGIAHLLNLNPITGVITIQQAGGTAFDREIISRHYLTVEAIDSAGQGNRNTAQIIVDILDVNDNAPTFPQRQYETKLLENQAEFETPLQLEARDADLSGTENSQVTYEIVEGMYRSNFTIDPQSGLLRPVHRFDFEELVERSSGSRSDSQSGGSSSIREIDLLVRARDSGIPMLSTVVPVLIYVQDVNDNAPIFQRSFYAKTIPEDLPGGSSVLQVTAVDRDGSSPNNAVVYRIQTGASDKFIINSETGVISVAQGANLDPDLTDSKRSLYTLSVIALDGGLGNSQLMTTCTVNISIQDVNNKPPVLTEMPALKIVENTPVGTLVYRIQATDLDQKAILRYKLNPEHCEGRSEEGALVKASEYDFLGAFEVDPIEGTLKVIKLLDRERVEHIKLAIAVEDLAAAKGRQIAEGFLSIQVLDENDNNPKFRLPFYRQSITENSINGAMIVNVLASDVDKNRTITYALEGNPTYRSLMHLDSQTGEIVVASKIDHEQHQWLNFSVRATDSGVPARSSLVDVYITVLDENDNNPYFVGGSKNYTISENALPGTRVATLQAGDADSGDFGKITFLMDRISSQGKFTIDADTGVLTVADRLDRELKDSYNLVIEAWDNYQFGFLAGESRNAFKQVFISLLDENDNPPEVSLPDSCVLITEYHELHERVASIVGRDADDPSSPNGRLDFAITQGNKDGMFELRQLDAWNAQIFASKSLRNRFGNYSLTITTRDMGLPANIVHSTLDICVSDFNDHAPVFVRPLHNTTVRIPENATVGTLILQAYASDADMGQNALVRYRLKPDPLGSYKMFEVNANSGELFLREPLNREKQKIHEIRIEAYDQGLPTSLSSDLDLTIYVRNVNDYQPQFIVNEISVNFTEHSDPGSERIKLPDTIDKDQLELDDPNDTPSQVCYFIVSGNEAGYFRLDPESHILTVNRELDREVVANFTLYVRATENCGNDSLAGGGKRRRMGIEINNRLGGFLHNQQMGYDRYRHSRQLRSPESNDYEPEDGEMASYETYDSSQEEHSVPLTPTHPESDSTVVKVKVRVLDINDNPPRFRSKIFTGGITTNADFGLKFMRVEATDADEGQNGKIGYYQVGEIRQTLSEGLENVRKAPFLLDQETGEVQLNFDPQKGMKGYFDFVVLANDTSGMKDVAHVFIYLLREDQKVRFVFRLQPDELRARVDSFRDTLGNITESIVNIDEIKVHENKDGSVDKTKTDLYMHLVEREDNSIYEVTEVLKLIDSHIESLDGLFKELNVLDTQAAEAQLLTAGPTRGPLFVWLVFTNLFLATLLVVTIALCASQRNGYRRQLRAAKVNIFRGHSSMSLQHPQEPATRVPNTNKHSVQGSNPIWLKGYDNEWFKSEETGSIGGHDSLDDNFLAVATQDMHETLKGTAKLFNNSNDLNRHFNLYNQIDKLTNNAQILARKLETTEL